A DNA window from Streptomyces sp. B21-083 contains the following coding sequences:
- a CDS encoding exonuclease SbcCD subunit D — protein MRLLHTSDWHLGRAFHRVNMLGAQAEFIGHLVSVAREREVDAVVVSGDVYDRAVPPLAAVELFDDALHRLADLGVPTVMISGNHDSARRLGVGAGLIDRAGIHLRTDPSAAGTPVVLRDTFGDVAFYGLPYLEPALVKDEFGVEKAGHESVLAAAMDRVRADLATRAEGTRSVVLAHAFVTGGEASDSERDITVGGVAAVPSGVFDGVDYVALGHLHGCQTITGRVRYSGSPLPYSFSEAGHRKSMWLIDLAGDGSLTAERLDCPVPRPLARIRGALEELLADPDLARHEDAWVEATLTDAVRPADPMARLTERFPHTLSLTFDPERSPGDPDVTYARRLAGRGDQEIAEDFVLHVRGAGADEHERGVLREAFDAVRADETVREVAG, from the coding sequence ATGAGACTGCTGCACACGTCCGACTGGCATCTCGGCCGCGCCTTCCACCGGGTCAACATGCTCGGGGCGCAGGCCGAGTTCATCGGCCATCTCGTCTCCGTCGCGCGGGAACGCGAGGTGGACGCGGTGGTGGTGTCGGGCGATGTGTACGACCGGGCGGTGCCCCCGCTGGCCGCGGTCGAGCTCTTCGACGACGCCCTGCACCGGCTCGCCGACCTCGGTGTGCCTACGGTGATGATCTCCGGGAACCATGATTCGGCCCGCCGTCTCGGCGTCGGCGCAGGTCTCATCGACCGCGCCGGCATCCACCTGCGCACCGACCCATCGGCCGCCGGCACTCCGGTGGTCCTCCGCGACACCTTCGGCGACGTCGCCTTCTACGGACTGCCGTATCTCGAACCGGCGCTGGTGAAGGACGAGTTCGGGGTGGAGAAGGCCGGCCACGAGAGCGTCCTCGCCGCCGCCATGGACCGGGTCCGCGCCGACCTCGCCACGCGCGCGGAGGGCACCCGTTCCGTCGTCCTCGCCCATGCCTTCGTCACCGGCGGCGAGGCCAGCGACAGCGAGCGGGACATCACCGTCGGAGGGGTCGCCGCCGTGCCCTCCGGGGTGTTCGACGGCGTCGACTATGTGGCGCTGGGCCATCTGCACGGCTGCCAGACCATCACCGGGCGCGTGCGCTACTCGGGCTCCCCGCTGCCGTACTCCTTCTCGGAGGCCGGCCACCGCAAGAGCATGTGGCTGATCGACCTGGCGGGCGACGGCTCGCTCACCGCGGAGCGCCTCGACTGCCCGGTGCCGCGCCCGCTCGCCCGTATCCGGGGGGCGCTGGAGGAACTGCTCGCCGATCCGGACCTCGCCCGCCACGAGGACGCGTGGGTCGAGGCGACCCTCACCGACGCGGTGCGCCCGGCGGACCCCATGGCCCGGCTCACGGAACGGTTCCCGCACACCCTCAGCCTCACCTTCGATCCGGAGCGCTCACCGGGGGACCCGGATGTGACGTACGCACGGCGCCTGGCGGGGCGCGGCGATCAGGAGATCGCGGAGGACTTCGTCCTGCATGTGCGGGGCGCAGGAGCCGACGAGCACGAACGGGGCGTGCTGCGCGAGGCGTTCGACGCGGTGCGGGCCGACGAGACGGTCCGGGAGGTGGCCGGGTGA
- a CDS encoding YigZ family protein: MPDEYRTVARAGVHETEVNRSRFLCALAPAATEQEAQEFVAAVRKENADATHNCYAYVIGADASVQRASDDGEPGGTAGVPMLQMLLRRDMRYVVAVVTRYYGGVKLGAGGLIRAYGGAVGEALDVLGTRTRRRFRLATVTVDHQRAGKVENDLRSTGREVRDVQYGEAVTIEIGLPDADVDAFRAWLADVTAGTAGFELGGEAYGDA; encoded by the coding sequence ATGCCGGACGAGTACCGCACGGTCGCCCGGGCGGGCGTGCACGAGACCGAGGTCAACCGTTCCCGCTTCCTGTGCGCCCTCGCCCCGGCGGCCACCGAACAGGAGGCCCAGGAGTTCGTCGCCGCCGTCCGCAAGGAGAACGCCGACGCCACCCACAACTGCTACGCGTACGTCATCGGCGCCGACGCCTCCGTCCAGCGGGCGAGCGACGACGGCGAACCGGGCGGCACCGCGGGCGTCCCCATGCTCCAGATGCTGCTGCGCCGCGACATGCGGTACGTCGTCGCCGTCGTCACCCGCTACTACGGCGGCGTCAAACTGGGCGCGGGAGGCCTGATCCGGGCCTACGGGGGAGCGGTCGGCGAAGCCCTCGACGTACTCGGCACCCGCACCCGCCGCCGTTTCCGGCTGGCCACGGTGACCGTCGACCACCAGCGGGCCGGAAAGGTCGAGAACGACCTGCGGTCCACCGGACGTGAGGTGCGTGACGTGCAGTACGGCGAGGCCGTCACGATCGAGATCGGGCTGCCGGACGCCGATGTGGACGCCTTCCGCGCGTGGCTGGCGGACGTGACGGCGGGAACGGCCGGGTTCGAACTCGGCGGAGAGGCCTACGGGGACGCGTGA
- a CDS encoding amino acid transporter — protein MTGVEMDRTAGAGPSGRRPSASVPSAPRWRAWLLEGLSEQSARHPGPHATPAEDQQGHRWWRVMCLTGVDYFSTLGYQPGIAALAAGLLSPLATLVLIALTLLGALPVYRRVARESPHGEGSIAMLERLLPWWSGKIFVLVLLGFAATDFMITITLSAADASAHVVENPFAPHWTHGGNVWITLVLVLGLGAVFLKGFKEAMGIAVALVGAYLTLNVVVLAVSAWEMFSHPVRIGDWTDAMTAEHSSPLAMIGVALLVFPKLALGMSGFETGVAVMPQVKGDATDTYARPEGRIRETRRLLTTAAVIMSCFLLLSSLATTILIPQSAFKSGGPANGRALAYLAHEHLGEAFGTVYDISTIAILWFAGASALAGLLNLVPRYLPRYGMAPEWTRAVRPLVLVFMAAAVFITLWFNANVDDQSGAYATGVLVLMLSAAFASAVAVHQRGNRAATIGFGVITAVFAYTLVTNVIERPDGIKIAMIFILAILVLSFASRVRRAFELRAAEVTFDETAVRIIDEAAASGPLLLVANEPQEHSTREYRAKEHSQREQTHIPDGRPVLFLEVFVRDSSDFTADLAVRGDEKHGARRLRVEGATVPNTIAAVLMQLRDRTGQVPHAYFNWTEGNPFSHLVRFLIFGHGEVAPVTREVLRRAEPDLDRRPRVHVG, from the coding sequence ATGACCGGCGTCGAGATGGATCGCACGGCCGGCGCCGGGCCCTCCGGCCGGAGGCCCTCCGCGTCCGTGCCGTCGGCGCCCCGCTGGCGGGCCTGGCTGCTGGAGGGGCTCAGCGAGCAGTCGGCCCGGCATCCGGGGCCGCACGCCACTCCGGCCGAGGACCAGCAGGGCCACCGGTGGTGGCGGGTCATGTGCCTGACCGGCGTCGACTACTTCTCGACGCTCGGCTACCAGCCGGGCATCGCCGCCCTCGCGGCCGGTCTCCTCTCGCCGCTCGCCACCCTCGTGCTGATCGCTCTGACGCTGCTCGGCGCGCTGCCGGTCTACCGCCGCGTCGCACGGGAGAGTCCGCACGGCGAGGGGTCGATCGCCATGCTCGAGCGGCTGCTGCCCTGGTGGTCAGGGAAGATCTTCGTGCTCGTGCTGCTCGGTTTCGCAGCCACGGACTTCATGATCACGATCACCCTGTCGGCGGCGGACGCGTCCGCGCATGTCGTGGAGAATCCTTTCGCCCCGCACTGGACGCACGGCGGGAACGTGTGGATCACGCTCGTCCTGGTCCTCGGCCTCGGCGCGGTCTTCCTGAAGGGCTTCAAGGAGGCCATGGGCATCGCCGTGGCGCTCGTGGGCGCCTATCTCACCCTCAATGTCGTCGTCCTCGCCGTCTCCGCCTGGGAAATGTTCAGCCACCCCGTCAGGATCGGCGACTGGACGGACGCGATGACCGCGGAGCACTCCTCTCCGCTCGCGATGATCGGCGTGGCACTGCTCGTCTTCCCGAAGCTGGCGCTCGGCATGTCCGGCTTCGAGACGGGCGTGGCGGTGATGCCACAGGTCAAGGGCGACGCGACGGACACCTATGCACGTCCCGAGGGACGGATCCGGGAGACCCGCAGGCTGCTCACCACTGCTGCCGTGATCATGAGCTGCTTCCTGCTGCTGTCCAGTCTGGCCACGACGATCCTGATCCCGCAGTCCGCCTTCAAGAGCGGTGGCCCGGCGAACGGGCGCGCGCTCGCCTATCTCGCGCACGAGCACCTGGGCGAGGCGTTCGGCACGGTCTACGACATCTCGACCATCGCGATCCTCTGGTTCGCGGGTGCCTCCGCGCTCGCCGGCCTGCTGAACCTCGTACCGCGCTATCTGCCCCGCTACGGCATGGCGCCCGAATGGACGCGGGCCGTCCGGCCCTTGGTGCTGGTGTTCATGGCGGCGGCGGTGTTCATCACCCTCTGGTTCAACGCGAACGTCGACGACCAGAGCGGCGCCTACGCGACCGGTGTGCTGGTGCTGATGCTGTCCGCGGCGTTCGCGTCGGCGGTCGCCGTGCACCAGCGCGGCAACCGGGCCGCCACGATCGGCTTCGGCGTGATCACCGCGGTGTTCGCGTACACCCTGGTCACGAACGTGATCGAGCGGCCCGACGGCATCAAGATCGCGATGATCTTCATCCTGGCGATCCTCGTCCTGTCGTTCGCGTCACGGGTGCGCCGCGCCTTCGAACTGCGGGCCGCGGAAGTGACGTTCGACGAGACCGCCGTGCGCATCATCGACGAGGCGGCGGCCAGCGGCCCGCTTCTCCTGGTGGCGAACGAGCCGCAGGAGCACAGCACCCGGGAGTACCGCGCCAAGGAACACAGCCAGCGCGAACAGACCCACATCCCGGACGGCCGTCCCGTGCTGTTCCTTGAGGTGTTCGTGCGGGACTCCTCCGACTTCACGGCCGATCTCGCCGTACGCGGCGACGAGAAGCACGGGGCGCGTCGGCTGCGGGTGGAGGGCGCAACCGTGCCGAACACCATCGCGGCGGTGCTGATGCAGCTGCGCGACCGCACCGGACAGGTTCCGCACGCCTATTTCAACTGGACCGAGGGCAACCCCTTCAGCCATCTGGTCCGCTTCCTGATCTTCGGCCACGGCGAGGTGGCCCCGGTCACCCGCGAGGTCCTGCGCCGCGCCGAACCGGACCTCGACCGCCGTCCGCGCGTCCACGTGGGCTGA
- a CDS encoding SixA phosphatase family protein, whose product MTTRHSAGPLRRLVVLRHAKSAWPIGVDDHDRPLGPRGLRDAPVVGRALAEADCLPDLVLCSTAERARRTWELASAEWGTPPRVRHEPRLYGADVPELLAVVGEVPAGVGTLLLVGHNPGLEELVLELAGDALGDALDDVRTKFPTSAIAVLAWHGDSWRDLAPGTALLTGMTVPRGTAPR is encoded by the coding sequence GTGACCACCCGCCACAGTGCGGGCCCGCTGCGCCGGTTGGTCGTCCTGCGGCACGCCAAGTCGGCCTGGCCCATCGGTGTCGACGACCATGACCGCCCCCTCGGGCCGCGCGGTCTGCGGGACGCCCCGGTCGTCGGACGCGCACTGGCCGAGGCCGACTGCCTGCCCGACCTCGTCCTGTGCTCCACGGCCGAACGAGCCCGCCGTACCTGGGAGTTGGCGTCGGCCGAGTGGGGCACCCCGCCCAGGGTCCGGCACGAGCCGAGGCTGTACGGGGCGGACGTACCGGAGTTGCTGGCCGTCGTCGGTGAAGTCCCCGCCGGGGTCGGGACGTTGTTGCTGGTCGGCCACAACCCCGGCCTGGAGGAACTGGTGCTGGAGCTGGCCGGGGACGCGCTCGGTGACGCGCTGGACGACGTACGGACGAAGTTTCCGACCTCCGCGATCGCCGTCCTGGCCTGGCACGGCGACAGTTGGCGCGACCTCGCGCCCGGTACGGCCCTGCTCACGGGCATGACCGTGCCGCGCGGGACGGCACCCCGCTGA
- a CDS encoding CoA-binding protein, producing MYGDPATIRKILTERGDTWAVVGLSTNPQRAAYRVAEVLQRHGKRIVPVHPKAETVHGEQGYASLADIPFDVDVVDVFVNSALAGQVADEATAIGAKAVWFQLDVIDEAAYDRTRAAGLDMVMDRCPAIELPHLG from the coding sequence GTGTACGGCGACCCAGCGACGATCCGCAAGATCCTGACCGAGCGCGGCGACACCTGGGCGGTCGTGGGCCTGTCGACGAACCCGCAGCGGGCTGCCTACCGGGTGGCCGAGGTCCTCCAGCGCCACGGCAAGCGGATCGTCCCCGTCCACCCGAAGGCCGAGACGGTCCACGGCGAGCAGGGCTACGCCTCGCTGGCCGACATCCCCTTCGACGTCGATGTCGTCGACGTCTTCGTGAACAGCGCCCTCGCCGGTCAGGTCGCCGACGAGGCCACCGCCATCGGCGCCAAGGCCGTCTGGTTCCAGCTCGACGTCATCGACGAAGCCGCGTACGACCGTACCCGGGCCGCCGGCCTCGACATGGTCATGGACCGCTGCCCGGCCATCGAGCTGCCCCACCTCGGCTGA
- a CDS encoding alginate lyase family protein — MLKFTGATAGAVAIGTTLAAPQATAAGASLVHPGMLHTRTDLDRMAKKVKAGAAPYTAGFTRLAANRHAQSGWTANPQATVYRGSGSPQNYVILYNDIHAAYQNALRWHVTGESVYGDTAVAILNAWSARLTEVAGSADRFLAAGLYGYQFANAAELVRDHVDFDLARFQKMMLDVFYPLSEDFLANHNGAVITNYWANWDLTAIACVLAVGILCDDRAKIDRAVEYFKHGAGMGSVKNAIPVVYDDQGLGEWVEAGRDQGHALLGVGLMGTVCEMAWNQGIDLYGYDDSRFLKGAQYVARWSMGGEVPYTANTRRKGAVGGWSGSASATRAAGVDPAMTRPIWAMIANHYTKRRGLSATYLTRVAAQASPEGGGGDYGPNSGGYDQLGFGTLAFTRDRAIESAGTNTGSNPGLSPGASASGPSGDGQGAPGGGAGASPSAGATPQGGKGEDLAATGSTDVVAWTAATGITALAGGLLLLRRRGRSGGGPAQ, encoded by the coding sequence ATGCTGAAGTTCACCGGCGCGACAGCGGGCGCCGTAGCCATCGGTACGACCCTCGCCGCCCCCCAGGCCACAGCGGCCGGCGCGAGTCTCGTCCACCCGGGCATGCTGCACACCCGGACGGATCTGGACCGGATGGCGAAGAAGGTGAAGGCCGGGGCCGCGCCGTACACGGCGGGCTTCACGCGGCTGGCCGCCAACCGCCATGCGCAGAGCGGCTGGACGGCCAACCCGCAGGCCACGGTCTACCGGGGCTCAGGCTCGCCGCAGAACTACGTGATCCTCTACAACGACATCCACGCCGCCTACCAGAACGCCCTGCGATGGCATGTCACCGGTGAGAGCGTGTACGGGGACACCGCCGTCGCGATCCTGAACGCCTGGTCGGCCAGGCTGACCGAGGTGGCGGGGTCTGCCGACCGGTTCCTCGCGGCGGGTCTGTACGGCTACCAGTTCGCCAACGCGGCCGAACTCGTCCGCGACCACGTCGACTTCGACCTCGCCCGCTTCCAGAAGATGATGCTGGACGTCTTTTACCCGCTCAGCGAGGACTTCCTGGCCAACCACAACGGCGCCGTCATCACCAACTACTGGGCCAACTGGGACCTCACGGCCATCGCCTGTGTCCTGGCCGTCGGCATCCTGTGCGACGACCGCGCCAAGATCGACCGGGCCGTCGAGTACTTCAAGCACGGCGCCGGCATGGGCTCGGTCAAGAACGCCATCCCGGTCGTGTACGACGACCAGGGGCTCGGCGAGTGGGTCGAGGCGGGCCGCGACCAGGGGCACGCGCTGCTCGGCGTCGGCCTGATGGGCACGGTCTGTGAGATGGCCTGGAACCAGGGCATCGACCTCTACGGCTACGACGACAGCCGCTTCCTCAAGGGCGCCCAGTACGTGGCCAGGTGGAGCATGGGTGGCGAGGTGCCCTACACGGCGAACACCCGCAGGAAGGGTGCGGTGGGCGGCTGGTCCGGCAGCGCGAGCGCGACCCGGGCCGCCGGTGTGGACCCGGCGATGACCCGCCCGATCTGGGCCATGATCGCCAACCACTACACCAAGCGCCGAGGCCTGTCGGCGACCTACCTGACCCGCGTCGCCGCCCAGGCGTCCCCTGAGGGCGGCGGCGGTGACTACGGCCCCAACAGCGGAGGTTACGACCAACTCGGCTTCGGGACACTGGCGTTCACCCGCGACAGGGCGATCGAGAGCGCGGGAACCAACACCGGCTCCAACCCTGGTCTCAGCCCCGGCGCGAGTGCCAGTGGCCCGAGCGGCGACGGTCAGGGCGCGCCGGGCGGCGGGGCGGGCGCGTCGCCTTCGGCCGGTGCGACTCCCCAGGGCGGTAAGGGCGAGGACCTCGCCGCCACCGGTTCCACGGACGTCGTCGCCTGGACCGCCGCCACCGGCATCACCGCTCTCGCGGGCGGACTTCTGCTGCTGCGTCGGCGGGGGCGGTCCGGTGGTGGTCCGGCACAGTGA
- a CDS encoding 4-hydroxybenzoate 3-monooxygenase: MVIVGAGPAGLAVGNILRAAGIDCVVLETESREFIEQHPRAGFIEEWAVRALQQRGLADTLQERAGTHTRCEFRFDGRRHRFEYAELSGHRHFAYPQPLLVTDLVREYADVRGGDIRFSVRDVLVHDLDTDRPAVSYVSAETGQREYVQGEFIAGCDGARGVTRTAIPAEHARVARHDYGIGWLALLAEAPPSNDCVMFGIHPRGFAGHMARGPEVTRYYLECPPGDDPENWPDNRVWAELHERLSALGAPPLNEGRLIEKRVLDMHNYVVEPMQFGRLFLAGDAAHLTAPIAAKGMNLALHDAFLLGDGLVDYLTKGDPDALNGYSKACLRRVWQYQEFSLWLSDIYHGASSGDPFRSGTTLARLRRILNSPAAAAAFADVYIGRDADH; encoded by the coding sequence GTGGTGATCGTGGGCGCCGGACCCGCCGGACTCGCCGTCGGCAACATCCTGCGGGCAGCCGGCATCGACTGTGTGGTGCTGGAGACGGAGAGCCGGGAGTTCATCGAGCAGCACCCCCGAGCAGGGTTCATCGAGGAGTGGGCGGTACGCGCGCTCCAACAGCGGGGCCTGGCCGACACGTTGCAGGAGCGGGCCGGTACGCACACCAGGTGCGAGTTCCGGTTCGACGGCCGACGCCATCGTTTCGAGTACGCCGAACTGTCAGGCCACCGCCACTTCGCCTATCCCCAGCCGCTGTTGGTGACGGACCTGGTGCGCGAGTACGCCGACGTGCGCGGCGGCGACATCCGTTTCAGCGTGCGGGACGTCCTCGTCCACGACCTCGACACCGACCGGCCCGCCGTGTCCTACGTCTCCGCAGAGACGGGTCAACGGGAGTACGTGCAGGGCGAGTTCATCGCCGGGTGCGACGGAGCACGTGGAGTGACCCGTACGGCGATCCCGGCGGAGCACGCCCGCGTCGCGCGGCACGACTACGGCATCGGCTGGCTGGCCCTCCTCGCCGAGGCACCGCCGTCCAACGACTGCGTCATGTTCGGCATCCATCCGCGCGGCTTCGCCGGGCACATGGCACGGGGGCCCGAGGTCACCCGCTACTACCTGGAGTGCCCGCCCGGGGACGACCCGGAGAACTGGCCGGACAACCGCGTCTGGGCCGAACTCCACGAGCGACTGAGCGCGTTGGGGGCACCCCCGCTCAACGAGGGCCGCCTGATCGAGAAACGCGTCCTCGACATGCACAACTACGTAGTGGAGCCGATGCAGTTCGGGCGGCTCTTCCTTGCCGGTGACGCGGCCCATCTCACCGCTCCCATCGCCGCCAAGGGAATGAATCTCGCCCTGCACGACGCCTTCCTGCTCGGCGACGGACTCGTCGACTACCTCACGAAGGGCGACCCGGACGCCCTCAACGGCTACTCGAAGGCGTGTCTGCGGCGCGTCTGGCAGTACCAGGAGTTCTCCCTGTGGCTGTCCGACATCTACCACGGGGCGTCGTCGGGCGACCCGTTCCGCTCCGGCACCACCCTCGCGCGTCTGCGCCGCATCCTCAACTCCCCGGCGGCGGCAGCGGCGTTCGCCGACGTGTACATCGGCAGGGACGCCGACCACTGA
- a CDS encoding YbaK/EbsC family protein, whose amino-acid sequence MRAPIGDFDSATPAPDCLGELVGPVADAVRHWTGDVPADQVLYVDTDPERADTAVFVEHYGRELLEQSANCVVVAGKRGGETTLAACLVLSTTRVDVNGVVRRQLGARKASFAPTDTAVGESGMEYGGITPIGLPDSWPLLVDSAIVDLPWVLVGSGRRRGKLLVPGKAFAALPGAVVVTGLGVN is encoded by the coding sequence ATGCGCGCGCCCATCGGAGACTTCGACTCCGCCACCCCGGCCCCCGACTGCCTCGGCGAACTCGTCGGCCCGGTCGCCGACGCCGTGCGCCACTGGACCGGCGATGTGCCCGCCGACCAGGTCCTGTACGTCGACACCGACCCGGAACGGGCCGACACGGCTGTCTTCGTGGAGCACTACGGGCGGGAGCTGCTCGAACAGTCGGCGAACTGTGTGGTCGTGGCCGGCAAGCGTGGCGGCGAGACCACCCTCGCCGCGTGTCTCGTCCTCTCGACCACCCGGGTCGATGTGAACGGGGTGGTGCGCCGCCAACTCGGCGCCCGCAAGGCGTCGTTCGCGCCGACGGACACGGCCGTCGGGGAGAGCGGCATGGAGTACGGAGGCATCACGCCGATCGGACTCCCGGACTCCTGGCCCCTGTTGGTCGACTCGGCCATTGTCGACCTGCCCTGGGTGCTGGTCGGCAGCGGTCGGCGGCGCGGCAAACTGCTGGTGCCCGGGAAGGCGTTCGCCGCGCTTCCGGGAGCCGTGGTGGTGACCGGACTGGGCGTCAACTGA
- a CDS encoding XRE family transcriptional regulator produces MSDLDLLTQSLARSVKRWRAERGFTLETLAARAGVSRGMLIQIEQARTNPSLGTVVKIGDALGVSITTLLDYEQGPKVRIVPADQAVRLWHNDAGSYNRLLAGTEAPGPLELWDWRLMPGDSSPSDPHPAGTFEILHVTAGELTLTVDGVEHRVPAGASATFEANVPHTYGNDGAVPLEMLMSVSVPPVS; encoded by the coding sequence TTGTCGGACCTCGACCTGCTGACCCAGTCCCTGGCGCGCAGTGTGAAGCGCTGGCGCGCCGAGCGTGGCTTCACCCTGGAGACGCTCGCCGCCCGTGCCGGGGTGAGCCGCGGGATGCTCATCCAGATCGAGCAGGCCCGCACCAACCCGAGCCTCGGCACGGTCGTGAAGATCGGCGACGCGCTCGGCGTGAGCATCACGACCCTGCTCGACTACGAACAGGGCCCGAAGGTCCGTATCGTCCCCGCCGACCAGGCCGTGCGACTGTGGCACAACGACGCGGGCAGCTACAACCGGCTCCTGGCGGGCACCGAGGCGCCGGGTCCGCTGGAACTGTGGGACTGGCGGCTCATGCCCGGCGACAGCAGCCCGTCCGACCCCCACCCCGCGGGCACCTTCGAGATCCTCCATGTCACGGCGGGCGAACTGACGCTCACGGTCGACGGAGTCGAACACCGTGTCCCGGCGGGCGCGAGCGCCACCTTCGAGGCCAACGTCCCCCACACATACGGCAATGACGGCGCCGTACCGCTGGAGATGCTGATGTCGGTGTCGGTCCCGCCGGTGAGCTGA
- a CDS encoding DMT family transporter: MTAFFALVTSLLWGLADFGGGLLTRRMSALTVVVVSQSMAAVVLGAIVVLTGGWSEAGPRLWFAVAAGLAGPVALLSFYKALALGPMGVVSPLGSLGVAVPISVGLFLGERPGLLQFAGIAVAVAGVVLAGGPQLRGAPVQRQAILLSLLAAFGFGTVFALIAEASTTVTGLFLALFVQRVTNVAVGGAALYVSVRRGNAALPAGGFPWRLLPALGFVGLADVAANGTYSVAAQHGPVTVAAVLASLYPVVTALAARGFLSERLRTIQAAGAGLALVGTLLLATG, encoded by the coding sequence ATGACCGCATTCTTCGCCCTGGTCACCAGCCTGCTCTGGGGGCTGGCCGACTTCGGCGGCGGCCTGCTGACCCGGCGAATGTCCGCGCTGACGGTGGTCGTGGTCTCCCAGTCGATGGCGGCGGTCGTGCTCGGCGCGATCGTGGTCCTGACCGGCGGCTGGAGCGAGGCGGGCCCCCGACTCTGGTTCGCGGTCGCCGCGGGCCTGGCCGGACCGGTGGCGCTGCTCTCCTTCTACAAGGCGCTCGCCCTGGGCCCGATGGGGGTCGTCTCCCCCCTCGGCTCCCTTGGCGTCGCCGTCCCCATCAGCGTCGGGCTCTTCCTCGGCGAGCGCCCCGGGCTGCTCCAGTTCGCGGGGATCGCCGTGGCCGTCGCAGGGGTCGTGCTCGCGGGCGGGCCGCAGCTCAGGGGCGCGCCCGTGCAACGGCAGGCGATCCTACTGAGCCTGCTCGCGGCGTTCGGCTTCGGCACGGTGTTCGCGCTGATCGCGGAGGCGTCGACCACCGTCACCGGCCTGTTCCTCGCGCTCTTCGTGCAGCGCGTGACGAACGTGGCCGTCGGTGGCGCCGCACTGTACGTCTCGGTCCGGCGCGGCAACGCCGCCCTCCCGGCGGGCGGCTTCCCCTGGCGCCTGCTCCCCGCGCTCGGCTTCGTCGGCCTTGCCGATGTCGCCGCCAACGGCACCTACTCGGTCGCCGCCCAGCACGGCCCGGTCACCGTGGCCGCGGTACTCGCCTCGCTCTACCCGGTGGTCACCGCCCTGGCGGCCCGCGGCTTCCTCAGCGAACGCCTGCGCACAATCCAGGCGGCGGGCGCGGGCCTGGCCCTGGTCGGCACACTCCTACTCGCGACGGGCTGA
- a CDS encoding acyltransferase has product MPKPKNTFSSWRRRLAQRAVHAGWAWVQRTGSVTAESPGRLHFRAMGTGTRLAFPLGTVFGEPWIELGSHCIVGEQVTLTAGLMPDLDLGPDPILRIGDGVVLGRGSHVIADTTVTIGSDCYFGPYVYVTSTNHSYDDPHEPIGKQWPRMEPVEIGPGCWIGTGAVILPGARIGRNVVVAAGAVVRGTVPDHAVVAGAPARVVRRWTPTEGWRPPLRTPAPTPIPEGTTPDQLRALAELDEGTVARLAELDAEHAGDVRAES; this is encoded by the coding sequence GTGCCCAAGCCCAAGAACACGTTCTCGTCATGGCGGCGTCGGCTGGCGCAGCGCGCGGTGCACGCGGGCTGGGCCTGGGTGCAGCGCACGGGTTCCGTGACCGCCGAGAGCCCCGGGCGGCTGCACTTCCGGGCGATGGGAACAGGTACCAGGCTCGCCTTCCCGCTGGGCACGGTCTTCGGTGAACCCTGGATCGAGCTGGGCTCCCACTGCATCGTCGGCGAGCAGGTGACCCTGACGGCCGGCCTGATGCCGGACCTCGACCTCGGCCCCGACCCCATCCTGCGCATCGGCGACGGTGTCGTCCTCGGCCGCGGCAGCCATGTCATCGCCGACACGACGGTGACCATCGGCAGCGACTGCTACTTCGGGCCGTACGTGTACGTGACGTCCACCAACCACTCGTACGACGATCCGCACGAGCCCATCGGCAAGCAGTGGCCGCGGATGGAGCCGGTGGAGATCGGCCCGGGCTGCTGGATCGGCACCGGTGCGGTGATCCTGCCGGGGGCGCGGATCGGGCGGAACGTGGTGGTGGCCGCCGGTGCGGTGGTACGCGGAACGGTGCCCGACCACGCGGTGGTGGCGGGGGCCCCGGCCAGGGTCGTACGCCGCTGGACGCCGACCGAGGGCTGGCGCCCACCGCTGCGGACACCGGCCCCGACACCGATACCGGAGGGAACCACGCCGGATCAGCTGCGGGCGTTGGCGGAGCTGGACGAGGGGACTGTGGCGCGCCTGGCGGAACTGGACGCGGAGCACGCGGGGGACGTGCGCGCCGAGTCCTGA
- a CDS encoding gamma carbonic anhydrase family protein: MTHKALITGIGGREPKVDEEAFVAPTSSVIGDVTLQAGASVWYGAVLRGDVERISVGAQSNIQDNCTLHADRGFPVTIGERVSVGHNAVVHGATIEDDCLIGMGATVLNGAVIGAGSLVAAQALVPQGMEVPPGSLVAGVPAKVRRELTDEERQGVTLNGTMYAELAKAHREIHE, translated from the coding sequence ATGACGCACAAGGCGTTGATCACCGGCATCGGCGGCAGGGAACCGAAGGTGGACGAGGAGGCGTTCGTGGCGCCCACGTCCTCGGTGATCGGGGACGTGACCCTTCAGGCGGGGGCCAGTGTCTGGTACGGCGCGGTGCTGCGCGGCGACGTGGAACGGATCTCCGTCGGCGCCCAAAGCAACATCCAAGATAACTGCACCCTGCACGCCGACCGGGGTTTCCCCGTGACCATCGGCGAGCGGGTCTCCGTGGGCCACAACGCGGTGGTGCACGGCGCGACGATCGAGGACGACTGTCTGATCGGCATGGGCGCGACCGTGTTGAACGGCGCGGTCATCGGCGCGGGCTCCCTGGTGGCGGCGCAGGCACTCGTACCGCAGGGCATGGAGGTCCCGCCGGGTTCACTGGTCGCGGGCGTACCGGCGAAGGTGCGGCGGGAGCTGACGGACGAAGAACGCCAGGGCGTCACACTGAACGGCACGATGTACGCGGAACTGGCGAAGGCCCACCGGGAGATCCACGAGTAG